One window of Puntigrus tetrazona isolate hp1 chromosome 14, ASM1883169v1, whole genome shotgun sequence genomic DNA carries:
- the malsu1 gene encoding mitochondrial assembly of ribosomal large subunit protein 1, whose amino-acid sequence MIAARRVGSVASCFRRSITDMFINIKAESQMIPRRAQDYTTSAERPESGPRSPPQKLDVSLLVSLLKLENAADICVIRTAPELRYTEHMIIASGSSSRHLSAVAELLLRAFKLLRRDEDGFARLEGRDCDDWKCIDFGWMVLHLMLPDTREKYELEKLWTLRSYDEQLKRIPPETLPSDFIYDISHTHTHTHTPERLKPV is encoded by the exons ATGATCGCAGCGCGCCGCGTCGGGTCGGTAGCGTCGTGTTTTCGTCGCTCGATCACAGATATGTTCATTAACATAAAAGCAGAGTCACAGATGATCCCACGAAGAGCTCAGGACTACACGACCTCAGCGGAGCGGCCTGAGAGCGGACCCCGGTCAC ctcctCAGAAGCTGGACGTGTCTCTCCTGGTGTCTCTGCTGAAGCTGGAGAACGCTGCTGATATCTGTGTGATCCGCACGGCTCCGGAGCTCAGGTACACGGAGCACATGATCATCGCGAGCGGATCTTCTTCTCGACACCTGAGCGCCGTCGCTGAGCTGCTGCTGCGAGCG TTCAAGCTGCTGCGGAGAGACGAGGACGGCTTCGCTCGACTGGAAGGAAGAGACTGTGACGACTGGAAGTGCATCGACTTCG ggtggATGGTGCTTCACCTCATGCTGCCGGACACCAGAGAGAAGTATGAGCTGGAGAAGCTCTGGACGCTTCGCTCGTACGACGAACAGCTGAAGCGCATCCCGCCAGAAACACTGCCCTCAGACTTCATCTACgatatctctcacacacacacacacacacacacacctgagcgACTGAAGCCGGTCTGA
- the spag1b gene encoding sperm-associated antigen 1 → MSSAEGSAPMASGSSCRSVPVEHLDYSFIQSCSDLKHLEQILRVLRSGQEGFYPHLIEFCEKHIEKLDPRSRVLRKEKRAASAASFSTEEWRSISEDLQLWESSVRLRDAELKRRTGLSEAGDLPPVRSSNLLQRKVSAAVRTERRSCVPRSYRDWDRFDVEVECNSEDEDSVRSSSHACICPVVPETTPQVSSTGQRSEKLLMDETETSSTGRKILIQEVEADEDAQDESSGTESGIMGSTQKTTNEPTNDSSSRGGGPTAEHTQTGPAHQRKFLLLKDDGNALVRRGCYQEAVDRYTHCLQLRPLECAVYTNRALCYIKLQRFTEAQQDCDSALQLQPTNKKAFYRRALANKGLKDYEACRSDLQQVLCLDASVTEAEQLLTEVTRLMRDSRCSSGPRRSVTITEVDDDDDDGGGGEDEGISAVIQSVSLRWSNTFEFGQALNSALSGGDLLTCADLLRCVASEQLPQLIGTQLDGHTLGFILRALNTHLLHTHPELVFQHLQQLQTARRFTMVLMLLDAEDRSHLSQIFQKLQALQTQAFSQNDITNLANKYL, encoded by the exons ATGAGTTCTGCTGAAGGTTCTGCTCCGATGGCCTCGGGTTCGAGCTGCAGGTCCGTTCCTGTGGAGCATCTGGACTACAGCTTCATCCAGAGCTGCTCGGACCTCAAGCACCTGGAGCAGATCCTGAGAGTCCTGCG GTCCGGTCAGGAAGGTTTCTACCCTCATCTGATCGAGTTCTGTGAGAAACACATAGAGAAACTGGATCCCAGGTCTCGAGTGCTCAGGAAGGAGAAGAGAGCGGCCAGCGCCGCCAGCTTCTCTACAGAGGAATGGAGGAGCATCTCTGAAGACCTGCAG CTGTGGGAGAGCAGCGTGAGACTCAGAGACGCTGAGCTGAAGAGACGGACCGGACTCAGCGAAGCTGGAGATCTGCCGCCGGTGCGATCCTCAAACCTCCTTCAG AGAAAAGTCAGCGCTGCGGTGAGGACTGAGAGGAGATCCTGTGTCCCTCGATCCTACAGAGACTGGGacag gtTTGATGTGGAGGTTGAGTGTAACTCTGAGGATGAGGACAGTGTCAGAAGTTCTTCTCACGCTTGCATCTGTCCAGTCGTGCCTGAGACCACACCGCAGGTCAGCAgcacaggtcagaggtcagag aaactgctgatggACGAGACGGAGACAAGCAGCACAGGAAGGAAGATCCTCATCCAGGAAGTGGAGGCAGATGAAG ACGCTCAGGACGAAAGCAGCGGGACAGAGAGTGGAATCATGGGAAGCACTCAGAAGACCACAAACGAACCGACCAatgacagcagcagcagagggGGCGGTCCAacagcagaacacacacagactggaCCCGCCCACCAGAGGA AGTTCCTGCTCCTGAAGGATGATGGGAATGCTCTGGTGCGGAGAGGCTGCTATCAGGAGGCAGTGGACAGATACACTCACTGTCTTCAGCTGAGGCCACTCGAATGTGCCGTTTACAccaacag agcacTCTGCTACATCAAACTTCAGCGCTTCACTGAGGCCCAGCAGGACTGTGACTCCGCCCTTCAGCTCCAGCCCACCAATAAGAAAGCTTTCTACAGACGTGCACTGGCCAATAAGGGCCTGAAG gattATGAGGCGTGTCGTTCAGACCTGCAGCAGGTGTTGTGTTTAGATGCGAGTGTGACGGAGGCGGAGCAGCTGCTGACGGAGGTCACGCGTCTGATGAGGGACAGTAGATGTTCATCAGGACCTCGCAGGAGCGTCACCATCACTGag gtggatgatgatgatgatgatggtggtggtggtgaagATGAGGGTATCAGTGCAGTCATACAGTCCGTCTCCCTGCGTTGGTCAAACACATTTGAGTTCGGTCAGGCTCTGAACAGTGCTCTCTCTGGCGGTGACCTGCTGACCTGTGCTGATCTTCTGCGCTGCGTCGCTTCTGAACAACTGCCGCAGCTCATCGGCACGCAGCTGGACGGACACACGCTGGGCTTCATCCTGCGCGCGCTGAACACACACCTGCTGCACACACACCCCGAGCTTGTGTTCCAGCACCTGCAGCAGCTACAGACGGCACGCAGATTCACG atggtGCTGATGTTGCTGGACGCTGAAGATCGCTCACATCTCTCACAGATCTTCCAGAAGCTTCAAGCACTGCAGACTCAAGCTTTCTCACAAAATGACATCACAAACCTGGCCAACAAATACCTGTGA